In the genome of Terribacillus sp. FSL K6-0262, one region contains:
- a CDS encoding superoxide dismutase, with amino-acid sequence MAKFELPELPYAYDALEPHIDKETMNIHHTKHHNTYVTKLNDAIAGKADLESKSLEELVAGVNELPSDVQTAVRNNGGGHYNHSLFWKLLSPNGGGEPTGEVASAIANKYGTFDKFKEEFAAAAAGRFGSGWAWLVVENGEVDIVSTPNQDNPVMEGKTPILGLDVWEHAYYLKYQNKRPDYISAFWNVVNWDEVERLYREAK; translated from the coding sequence ATGGCTAAATTTGAACTACCGGAATTGCCTTACGCATATGACGCACTTGAGCCTCATATCGATAAGGAAACAATGAACATCCACCACACAAAACATCACAACACATACGTGACAAAGCTTAACGACGCTATCGCTGGAAAAGCTGACTTGGAAAGCAAATCCTTGGAAGAGCTTGTTGCAGGTGTTAACGAACTTCCTTCCGATGTACAGACAGCTGTACGCAACAATGGTGGCGGTCACTATAACCACAGCCTATTCTGGAAGCTTCTTTCCCCGAATGGCGGCGGCGAACCAACTGGAGAAGTTGCTAGCGCCATTGCAAACAAATACGGTACATTCGATAAATTCAAAGAAGAATTTGCAGCAGCTGCAGCTGGCCGTTTCGGTTCTGGCTGGGCATGGCTGGTAGTGGAAAACGGTGAAGTTGATATTGTTTCCACACCTAACCAAGATAACCCTGTCATGGAAGGTAAAACACCGATTCTTGGCCTTGACGTATGGGAGCATGCTTACTACTTGAAATACCAAAACAAACGTCCGGATTACATCAGTGCTTTCTGGAACGTTGTAAATTGGGATGAAGTGGAGCGTCTTTACAGAGAAGCTAAATAA
- a CDS encoding NfeD family protein, with amino-acid sequence MLDYNWIPVFMTGLGTMFLIGEILVKAKGIFFLLGAGFISTYFISYLDPSSLWYMLPLYFIGMLLIVIDGKLLNDGTLSVIGLLTMLLTVGFTAPNWTAGIYAIIGVIVGAAGSMIFLKAFPKRDMWGKIALLDTLSSDKGYNSMNETYAALVGQEGETVTPMRPSGTVRVDGRELSAVTDGKWLDRGSRIKVTNVSGARIMVEQAEENKE; translated from the coding sequence ATGCTGGATTACAATTGGATCCCAGTTTTTATGACAGGTCTTGGGACAATGTTTCTTATCGGGGAGATCCTCGTTAAAGCCAAAGGAATCTTTTTCTTGTTGGGGGCAGGCTTCATCAGTACTTACTTTATCAGTTATCTGGATCCATCGAGCTTATGGTATATGCTTCCGCTCTATTTTATCGGCATGCTGCTGATTGTCATTGACGGGAAATTGCTTAATGACGGGACACTCAGCGTAATTGGCCTATTGACGATGCTGCTTACTGTCGGATTCACAGCACCGAATTGGACAGCGGGAATCTATGCGATCATCGGAGTGATAGTCGGAGCGGCGGGATCCATGATTTTTCTCAAAGCGTTCCCGAAAAGGGATATGTGGGGCAAGATAGCCTTGCTTGATACGCTAAGTTCCGACAAAGGATATAATTCCATGAATGAGACATATGCTGCGCTCGTGGGACAGGAAGGGGAAACGGTGACACCGATGCGCCCATCTGGCACGGTCCGTGTCGATGGCCGTGAATTAAGTGCTGTCACAGATGGAAAGTGGCTGGATAGGGGCAGCCGTATCAAAGTGACGAATGTCAGCGGTGCTCGGATCATGGTGGAGCAAGCGGAAGAAAATAAAGAATAG
- a CDS encoding Na/Pi cotransporter family protein, giving the protein MSNWEFIIFEFIGGLGLFLFSIRYLGDGLQRAYGRQLQLAMHRFTVHPLIGVLSGLIVTVLIQSSTATSILIVGLVNAGYLTLRQAVSVLMGANIGTTLTAFFIGINLIQFGLPIMALGAFLIYFFVNQRAQQIGKVLFGAGGIFYGLTLIGKGLHPILDMEAFQSLAASMHSNPIAGAAIGTFTTIVVQSSGATVAILQELYAQNGIDLTGAMPVLLGDNLGTTLTAMLAAIGTTVQAKRAALSHVMFNAIGMIVFLLILPLFVDIVAWMQHTFELNDKLTIASAHGFYNIANTLLVLPFLSLFVWFITKMIPGEEEKPMALTNHLDPLFIQQSPVVALEQAKLEVLHMGRLAVDGLEQASTYANNHERQFADLSMQLEKEVNRKDREITDYLSKISTNTLSEEERSRHAALLDAIRDIERIGDHFENIVEFVDFQISSNIKLTKEAQQELNSMFDLTIMTVRQAIEALDKQDRETALAVLQKEDKIDNMERTFRKSHLIRLNEGKCTGSAGIVFVDIISNLERVGDHAVNIAQLILVE; this is encoded by the coding sequence TTGTCTAATTGGGAATTTATCATCTTTGAATTTATCGGAGGTTTGGGCCTGTTTCTCTTTTCGATCCGTTATTTGGGGGATGGATTGCAGCGGGCATATGGCAGGCAGCTGCAGCTTGCCATGCATCGCTTTACGGTTCATCCGCTGATCGGAGTATTATCAGGTCTTATCGTAACAGTCCTCATTCAAAGCAGCACCGCAACAAGCATACTCATTGTCGGACTGGTGAACGCAGGTTATCTAACATTGAGACAGGCAGTTTCTGTCCTGATGGGGGCCAATATCGGGACGACATTGACCGCATTTTTCATTGGTATCAATCTGATTCAATTCGGACTGCCGATCATGGCTCTGGGCGCATTCCTGATTTATTTCTTCGTCAATCAGCGAGCGCAGCAAATCGGAAAGGTCTTATTCGGGGCCGGAGGTATTTTTTATGGACTTACTCTGATCGGAAAGGGACTGCATCCAATCCTGGATATGGAGGCCTTCCAGTCTTTGGCTGCGAGCATGCACAGCAATCCGATAGCCGGTGCCGCCATCGGGACTTTCACGACCATCGTGGTGCAAAGCAGTGGCGCGACAGTCGCTATCCTGCAAGAACTATACGCGCAGAATGGTATTGATCTTACCGGAGCCATGCCGGTTTTACTTGGAGACAATCTAGGCACGACCTTGACAGCAATGCTTGCAGCAATCGGTACTACCGTACAGGCAAAGCGGGCGGCGCTGAGTCATGTGATGTTCAATGCTATCGGAATGATCGTTTTTTTGTTGATTCTTCCATTATTTGTCGATATCGTAGCATGGATGCAGCACACATTCGAGCTGAATGACAAACTGACTATTGCCAGCGCGCATGGCTTTTATAATATAGCCAATACATTATTGGTGCTGCCGTTTCTAAGTCTGTTCGTCTGGTTCATAACAAAAATGATACCAGGTGAAGAAGAAAAGCCGATGGCACTGACCAATCATCTTGATCCATTATTCATCCAGCAATCCCCGGTCGTCGCATTGGAGCAAGCGAAGCTGGAAGTTCTCCATATGGGCAGGCTGGCAGTGGATGGATTGGAGCAAGCCAGTACATATGCAAATAATCACGAAAGGCAATTTGCGGATTTGTCGATGCAGCTGGAGAAGGAAGTAAATAGGAAGGATCGGGAAATCACCGATTATTTATCTAAAATCTCCACAAATACGCTGTCAGAGGAAGAAAGATCTAGGCACGCAGCGCTCCTGGATGCCATCAGGGATATCGAGCGAATCGGAGATCATTTCGAAAATATCGTCGAGTTCGTGGATTTTCAAATTTCAAGCAATATCAAACTGACGAAGGAAGCGCAGCAGGAATTGAATAGTATGTTCGATTTGACAATCATGACAGTAAGACAGGCCATAGAAGCATTGGACAAGCAGGATCGTGAAACCGCACTTGCAGTCCTGCAAAAGGAAGATAAAATCGACAATATGGAACGAACTTTCAGGAAGTCGCACCTCATCCGGCTCAATGAAGGAAAGTGTACCGGTTCTGCGGGAATCGTATTCGTTGATATCATAAGTAATTTGGAACGTGTAGGCGATCATGCCGTGAATATTGCGCAGCTTATACTGGTGGAATAG
- a CDS encoding MFS transporter, producing the protein MKPNLFTADSAKKELHMLLLIGALYSLGIFLSNTFVNIYLWKQTNDLINIAMYNLAIYIAQTILFTLSGGWAKRIDRVIILRIGVFFLSLFFLLVLFTGEQAASYNLLLGAVLGIGYGMYWLAYSVLTFEVTEPETRDFFNGVSGLLQSLTGMIGPFVAGYIITRMNNSHGYTLIFAVSFFLFLMAVICTAGIKRRPAEGKFGLKQPWKEIRRNAAWKNTMLAHVFQGVREGIYTFIISVWVFIVTNSELSLGTFNLVYSAFSFIFYYIATRYIKSRQRKMAIFLSGIALSLSVLLLLIELNFSTLLIYAAIIGVFYPILYVPYLSLSYDVIGKARDAAMLRVEYIVLSDAATNIGRIISVTALLAGIGIWSEASIPYLMFILGAGPFFIYFFTRHITSFAPAASVKKLPKNEIAGDDNR; encoded by the coding sequence ATGAAGCCGAATTTATTTACCGCGGATTCTGCCAAGAAAGAGCTGCATATGCTGCTTTTGATCGGGGCCCTTTACTCCCTCGGTATCTTTCTGTCGAATACGTTTGTCAATATTTACTTATGGAAACAAACGAATGATTTGATTAATATCGCCATGTATAATTTGGCGATCTACATTGCACAAACCATTCTATTCACGTTGTCAGGCGGTTGGGCGAAACGGATCGATCGGGTGATCATCCTTCGAATAGGGGTTTTCTTCCTGAGTCTGTTTTTCCTGCTTGTCCTTTTCACGGGAGAGCAGGCAGCTTCTTACAATCTTCTCCTGGGTGCAGTGCTTGGAATAGGGTATGGCATGTACTGGCTGGCTTATTCTGTGCTGACATTTGAAGTGACCGAACCAGAAACGCGTGATTTTTTCAACGGGGTTTCTGGATTGCTGCAATCCCTGACGGGTATGATCGGTCCATTCGTAGCCGGGTATATCATCACAAGGATGAACAATTCCCATGGTTATACGCTGATATTCGCTGTCTCCTTCTTTCTTTTCCTGATGGCTGTCATCTGTACGGCAGGTATCAAAAGAAGGCCAGCGGAAGGGAAATTCGGCTTGAAGCAGCCGTGGAAGGAAATCAGACGTAATGCAGCATGGAAGAATACCATGTTGGCACATGTATTTCAAGGTGTGCGGGAAGGCATTTATACTTTCATCATTTCTGTCTGGGTCTTCATCGTGACCAATAGCGAGCTTTCCCTTGGGACATTCAATCTTGTCTATTCCGCTTTTTCGTTTATCTTCTATTATATAGCGACGAGATACATCAAAAGCCGTCAGCGGAAGATGGCCATCTTCCTTAGCGGAATTGCACTTTCCCTAAGTGTGCTGCTTCTGCTCATCGAGCTCAATTTTTCTACCTTGCTGATTTATGCGGCAATCATCGGTGTTTTTTATCCGATATTGTACGTACCATATTTGTCCCTCTCCTATGATGTGATTGGTAAAGCCAGGGATGCTGCTATGCTCCGGGTGGAATACATCGTGCTGAGTGATGCGGCCACGAATATAGGAAGGATCATTTCTGTCACGGCATTGCTTGCAGGTATCGGGATATGGTCAGAGGCATCGATTCCGTATCTGATGTTCATTCTTGGGGCAGGGCCGTTCTTCATCTATTTCTTTACTCGTCATATCACAAGCTTTGCACCAGCCGCTTCAGTGAAGAAGCTTCCCAAGAATGAAATTGCAGGGGACGACAACCGCTGA